In Clostridium sp. DL-VIII, the following proteins share a genomic window:
- a CDS encoding LacI family DNA-binding transcriptional regulator — protein MKLTIADVAKKANVSVATVSRVMNGNYPVKEETKKRVLEVIEELKYIPNMQARELTRQKSSTIGVVVPSINNMFFPEVINGIQNILKLNSQSLVLVCSENDKKEEQTCINNLLSRNVSGIIVIDPNTENIKSKFYNNISKQTPIVFVNGHSVSANISSVANDEAMGASMALNHLLENNHKDILFVRGKDSYSYDIKEKVYKETMTALNNFKPENIINIGNGNSSETVDNTLNIFIDVLKTSSATAVFACNDLMAVGVLNACKKLNLEVPAKLSIIGFDNIDLSKFVEPKLTTIDQNMFLLGTNAAILLLEKIDSNNSLSKRIILINSLIERDTVNSI, from the coding sequence ATGAAATTAACTATAGCAGATGTGGCTAAAAAAGCAAATGTATCCGTTGCAACTGTTTCTAGAGTAATGAATGGGAATTATCCTGTAAAAGAAGAAACTAAAAAAAGAGTCTTAGAAGTAATAGAAGAACTAAAATATATTCCTAACATGCAGGCACGCGAGCTTACTAGGCAGAAATCATCTACTATAGGTGTTGTAGTTCCAAGTATTAATAATATGTTTTTCCCTGAAGTTATTAATGGTATACAAAACATCCTAAAACTTAATTCCCAATCTCTAGTTTTAGTTTGCAGCGAAAATGATAAAAAAGAAGAACAAACATGTATTAACAATTTACTATCTAGAAATGTATCCGGAATAATTGTTATAGATCCAAATACCGAAAATATTAAATCTAAATTTTATAATAATATATCAAAGCAAACTCCCATAGTCTTTGTCAATGGACATTCAGTGTCTGCAAATATTTCATCTGTTGCCAATGATGAAGCAATGGGAGCAAGTATGGCATTAAATCACCTCTTGGAAAACAATCATAAAGATATCTTATTTGTCAGGGGAAAAGATAGTTACTCTTACGATATAAAAGAAAAAGTATATAAAGAAACAATGACAGCACTAAATAATTTTAAACCCGAAAATATTATCAACATAGGTAATGGAAACAGCAGCGAAACTGTTGATAATACTCTTAATATTTTTATAGATGTATTAAAAACTTCTTCCGCTACTGCTGTTTTTGCATGTAATGACCTTATGGCTGTTGGAGTTCTTAATGCCTGCAAGAAATTAAATTTAGAAGTACCTGCTAAATTATCTATAATAGGATTTGATAATATAGATTTAAGCAAATTTGTAGAACCCAAACTGACTACCATCGATCAAAATATGTTTCTCCTTGGAACAAATGCAGCCATTTTATTATTAGAAAAAATAGATTCTAACAATTCTTTAAGTAAGCGTATAATACTCATAAATTCTTTAATTGAACGCGATACTGTAAATTCTATATAA
- a CDS encoding carbonic anhydrase, which produces MSKLEEIIEYNRRFVENKDYEQYVTTKIPKKKMAILSCMDTRLTELLPKAMNIKNGDAKIIKDAGATVMHPFGGVMRSILVAVYEFGAEDVFVIGHHGCGMSNLDTRSLVDKMINRGIKQETILTLNNAGINVEKWLRGFESVEESIKESVRMIKNHPLFPKEVRVHGLLISPETGELEVIINGDKQ; this is translated from the coding sequence ATGAGTAAATTAGAAGAAATAATCGAATACAACAGGAGATTTGTTGAAAACAAAGACTATGAACAATATGTAACAACTAAGATACCTAAGAAGAAAATGGCTATATTATCATGTATGGATACTAGATTAACAGAGTTACTACCAAAGGCAATGAACATAAAAAATGGTGATGCAAAAATAATTAAAGATGCAGGGGCAACTGTTATGCATCCATTTGGCGGAGTAATGAGAAGTATATTAGTCGCTGTGTATGAGTTTGGTGCGGAAGATGTTTTTGTAATAGGGCATCATGGCTGCGGAATGAGCAATCTGGATACAAGAAGTCTTGTAGATAAAATGATAAATAGAGGCATAAAACAAGAAACTATATTAACCTTAAATAATGCAGGGATTAATGTTGAAAAATGGCTTCGTGGATTTGAATCAGTTGAGGAGTCAATAAAGGAAAGTGTAAGAATGATAAAAAACCATCCATTATTTCCTAAAGAGGTAAGGGTGCATGGCTTACTTATCAGTCCTGAAACAGGAGAACTTGAAGTTATAATAAACGGAGATAAACAATAA
- a CDS encoding galactose ABC transporter substrate-binding protein, producing MRLIKKLSGFLAIISVFNVLSACDANVKAGSYNNIKEIKIGVTLYRQDDAFISLIAQNIQEAAKEKEKENEGKYKMSIDVLDAKGSSINQNNQVDKFVAQNYDVICVNLVDRTAASTIIDKAKAANIPIVFFNREPVEEDMERWNKLYYVGAKAEQSGEMQADIIINAYKENSRNVDKNGDGKIQYVMLEGEPGHQDALIRTEYCIKTITQSGIELEKLADDTANWQNAQATTKMTQWIKNFGDKIEVVFSNNDDMALGAIYALDNANVKNRPLVVGVDGIPKALEAVKNGTMIGTIYNDSKKQAEGIFNIAYTLATHGNINSVDGLEKGQYIRTSHTEVTSQNVDSFLEGK from the coding sequence GTGAGGTTAATTAAAAAATTATCAGGATTCTTAGCAATAATTTCAGTATTTAATGTATTATCAGCATGTGACGCAAATGTAAAGGCAGGAAGTTATAATAACATTAAAGAGATAAAAATTGGTGTGACCTTGTATAGGCAGGATGATGCATTTATCTCCCTAATTGCTCAAAATATTCAAGAAGCCGCAAAAGAAAAGGAAAAAGAAAATGAAGGCAAATATAAAATGAGCATAGATGTTTTGGATGCAAAGGGAAGCTCTATTAATCAAAATAATCAAGTAGATAAATTTGTTGCTCAAAATTACGATGTTATATGTGTAAACTTGGTTGATAGAACTGCAGCATCAACTATTATTGACAAGGCAAAGGCAGCCAATATACCGATTGTTTTCTTTAATCGTGAACCAGTGGAAGAAGATATGGAAAGATGGAATAAATTATATTATGTAGGAGCTAAGGCGGAACAATCAGGGGAAATGCAGGCAGATATTATTATAAATGCTTATAAAGAAAATAGCAGAAATGTAGATAAAAATGGGGATGGAAAGATTCAATATGTGATGCTTGAGGGAGAACCAGGTCATCAGGATGCCTTAATTAGAACTGAATATTGTATTAAAACTATAACTCAAAGTGGAATCGAATTAGAAAAGCTTGCAGATGATACAGCAAATTGGCAAAATGCTCAGGCAACCACAAAAATGACACAATGGATTAAGAATTTTGGTGATAAAATTGAGGTGGTATTCAGTAATAATGATGATATGGCACTTGGAGCTATATACGCATTAGACAATGCTAATGTAAAAAATAGACCTCTAGTAGTTGGTGTTGATGGAATTCCTAAAGCTTTAGAAGCAGTAAAGAATGGAACCATGATTGGAACTATTTATAATGATTCAAAAAAACAGGCAGAGGGCATTTTCAATATTGCATATACATTAGCTACACATGGAAATATCAATTCAGTTGATGGATTAGAAAAGGGACAATATATTAGAACTTCTCATACTGAAGTCACAAGCCAAAATGTAGATTCATTTTTAGAAGGTAAATAA
- a CDS encoding methyl-accepting chemotaxis protein → MINVFKRKSTENEFVEEKHLDEEKIQTQTKNTDTIEFLKKISVQIEDIINQHNKVNSEHDVLAELAGQIEKQMKIVLNLTEQTNSSTDELHNQGENLLNATKNTVGKSIEGKESIEGMVKVIENLDVETKDTYKNITSLGEKLKEIGEIAQLISGIASQTNLLALNAAIEAARAGEQGKGFSVVADEVRKLAEMTGESSSNITKLISGIDTQTREVLKSVEKSTLVVTEGVTSSKGALEKIEEALNSFNSVEGEAGKLINTINSQKNNVDKTFNTINEVNNILTVTNNQITQHIEEAGKVDKKLEKSVSHISDYVRG, encoded by the coding sequence ATGATTAATGTTTTCAAGAGAAAAAGTACAGAAAATGAATTTGTTGAAGAAAAACATTTAGATGAAGAAAAAATTCAAACTCAAACAAAAAATACTGATACAATAGAATTTTTAAAGAAAATTAGTGTTCAGATTGAAGATATAATAAATCAACATAATAAAGTTAACAGTGAACATGATGTGCTTGCAGAGTTAGCTGGACAAATTGAAAAGCAAATGAAAATAGTATTAAATTTAACTGAGCAGACTAATAGTTCAACAGATGAGCTGCATAACCAAGGAGAAAATTTGTTAAATGCTACAAAAAATACTGTGGGAAAATCAATTGAAGGTAAAGAGTCAATTGAAGGCATGGTTAAGGTAATTGAAAACCTAGACGTAGAAACGAAAGATACCTATAAAAATATTACTTCTTTAGGTGAAAAACTTAAGGAAATTGGAGAAATAGCTCAATTGATTAGTGGAATAGCATCGCAAACAAATCTTCTTGCGCTTAATGCAGCAATAGAAGCTGCCAGAGCGGGAGAGCAGGGAAAAGGTTTTTCAGTAGTTGCCGATGAAGTTAGAAAATTAGCAGAAATGACTGGTGAAAGCAGTAGTAATATAACTAAGTTAATCAGTGGAATAGATACACAAACAAGAGAGGTATTGAAGAGTGTTGAAAAAAGTACATTAGTAGTGACAGAAGGTGTAACCTCGTCAAAAGGTGCACTTGAAAAGATAGAGGAAGCCTTAAATTCATTTAATAGTGTTGAAGGTGAAGCAGGAAAATTAATTAACACAATTAACTCACAAAAAAATAATGTTGATAAAACATTTAATACAATAAACGAAGTTAATAATATTCTTACAGTAACTAATAATCAAATTACACAACATATTGAAGAAGCAGGAAAAGTAGATAAGAAATTAGAAAAAAGCGTATCGCATATATCTGATTATGTGAGAGGATAA
- a CDS encoding putative DNA modification/repair radical SAM protein: MDLMEKLKVLSNAAKYDVSCSSSGSKRKNTNNGIGNASESGICHSFTPDGRCISLLKILFSNDCVFDCKYCINGASRDFLRVSFTPDEVCELTINFYKRNYIEGLFLSSAVINNPNYTMELLLKTVKKLRIDKKFNGYIHLKAIPGADEALIEKAGIYVDRMSVNIELPSSDSLKLLAPQKSKDKILKPMGVIKNSINNYTEMKKNIKSTPLFVPGGQSTQLIVGATPENDGKILKLSEALYSKYSLKRVYYSAYVPVIKDNKLLPDITHPPMLREHRLYQADWLLRYYGFKAKELLKNDDDNFDLNFDPKTYWALSNLNEFPVEINKAPYEKLLRIPGIGVTSAKKILKIRRVHNLTFEDLRKLRITLKRAKYFITCNGKYHGNVLFDHIRIKNKLLEGSISKTANINPDQISFFDSFSLDETYTPSGIILPNGYDFSSNAINHNKNVSSNFLLPKVNAISLGEKITAINGEF; this comes from the coding sequence ATGGACCTAATGGAAAAATTAAAAGTTTTATCTAATGCAGCTAAATATGATGTATCATGTTCTTCATCCGGCTCAAAAAGAAAGAATACTAATAATGGAATAGGTAATGCTTCTGAAAGTGGTATTTGCCATAGCTTCACCCCTGATGGCCGCTGCATTTCCCTGCTTAAAATATTATTTTCTAATGATTGTGTTTTCGACTGCAAATACTGCATAAATGGTGCCTCAAGAGACTTTTTAAGAGTTAGTTTTACTCCTGATGAAGTTTGTGAGCTTACTATCAATTTTTACAAACGTAATTATATAGAAGGACTTTTTTTAAGCTCTGCTGTAATCAATAATCCTAACTATACTATGGAACTATTACTTAAAACTGTGAAAAAACTTCGTATTGATAAAAAATTTAATGGATATATTCACCTTAAAGCGATACCTGGTGCTGATGAAGCTTTAATTGAAAAAGCCGGAATCTATGTTGATAGAATGAGCGTTAATATAGAACTTCCCTCAAGTGACAGCCTTAAACTCTTAGCTCCTCAAAAAAGTAAAGATAAAATTTTAAAACCAATGGGCGTAATTAAAAATTCCATAAATAATTATACTGAAATGAAAAAAAACATAAAGAGTACTCCCCTTTTTGTTCCTGGGGGACAAAGTACTCAGCTAATTGTTGGAGCTACTCCTGAAAATGATGGAAAAATACTCAAGCTTTCAGAAGCTCTTTATAGCAAGTACAGTTTAAAAAGAGTTTATTACTCCGCTTATGTTCCTGTAATTAAGGATAACAAACTGCTTCCAGATATAACTCATCCACCTATGCTTAGAGAGCATAGACTTTACCAGGCTGATTGGCTTCTTAGATATTATGGCTTTAAGGCAAAAGAACTTTTAAAAAATGATGATGACAATTTTGATTTAAATTTTGATCCTAAAACTTACTGGGCTTTATCAAACTTAAATGAATTTCCTGTAGAAATTAATAAAGCTCCTTATGAGAAATTATTACGCATCCCTGGTATAGGTGTGACTTCTGCTAAAAAAATCTTAAAAATTAGGAGAGTTCATAACTTGACCTTTGAAGACTTGAGAAAACTGAGAATAACCCTTAAAAGAGCAAAATATTTTATTACCTGCAACGGTAAATATCATGGTAATGTTTTATTTGATCATATTAGAATAAAAAATAAACTTTTAGAAGGGTCTATTTCAAAAACTGCAAATATAAATCCTGATCAGATATCATTTTTTGACAGCTTCTCGTTAGATGAGACATATACACCTTCTGGAATCATCCTTCCTAATGGTTATGATTTTTCTTCTAATGCAATTAACCACAATAAAAATGTATCATCAAATTTTTTATTACCTAAAGTTAATGCTATTAGCTTAGGCGAAAAAATTACTGCAATAAACGGAGAATTTTAA
- a CDS encoding TIGR03915 family putative DNA repair protein has product MLIYIYDNTFEGLLTAVYNGFYSKNPPEFIYSKSESNIPLLLGEIIEVTTDEIKFNKVKNAIINTIDLLALKKIYMTYLSNYKDKSILIFNYLKIAFKLKHEVHSFLNIDVIRLVDDINRRVMFECHNFEGFIRFNYLDEKFLYASIEPDNDILELIGEHFKKRFPKEYFIIHDISREKALIYDTLSYEIIEMAADIYEKLRLHNDEYTELWKTYFKATTIEERKNLRLQRRMMPKRYWKHILETDASDK; this is encoded by the coding sequence ATGTTAATTTACATTTATGACAATACTTTTGAAGGGTTATTAACTGCTGTATATAATGGTTTTTACTCAAAGAATCCACCTGAATTTATTTATAGTAAATCTGAATCTAATATCCCTCTTTTACTAGGAGAAATTATTGAAGTGACAACTGATGAAATTAAATTTAATAAAGTCAAAAATGCAATTATAAATACGATAGATCTTCTTGCATTAAAAAAAATATATATGACTTACTTAAGCAATTATAAAGATAAATCCATTCTCATCTTTAATTATTTGAAGATAGCATTTAAGCTTAAGCATGAGGTTCACAGTTTTCTTAATATTGATGTAATAAGGCTTGTTGATGATATAAACAGACGGGTTATGTTTGAATGTCACAACTTTGAAGGTTTTATAAGATTTAATTATCTTGATGAAAAATTCTTATATGCTTCTATAGAACCTGACAATGATATTTTAGAGCTTATTGGAGAGCATTTTAAGAAAAGGTTCCCTAAGGAGTATTTTATTATTCATGATATCTCTAGAGAAAAAGCCTTAATATATGATACCCTTTCCTATGAAATTATAGAAATGGCTGCAGATATATATGAAAAGCTTAGACTTCATAATGATGAATATACAGAACTTTGGAAAACTTATTTTAAAGCAACAACTATTGAGGAAAGAAAGAATCTTAGATTACAGCGCAGAATGATGCCAAAAAGATATTGGAAACACATACTAGAAACAGATGCTAGTGATAAATGA
- a CDS encoding sensor histidine kinase: protein MLNLFEMKRIIKWFKNASIQYIISVSFTVIAVVGMIIVGGGLYLRYINSTEEMISENNKSILEQVNLNLDNYLRNMMKVSDTTYYNVIKKKDIATDSLDKEMDLLYETNKDSLISISVFSEDGQVVAASPVGQLKSSVDPRESDWFSKAMSRKENLHFSTPHVQNLFVDLDNKYHWVVSLSRAVELTSNKKTTFGVLLVDMNFSGIEQICKNVNMGKTGYVYLIDREGEIIYHPRQQLIYSNLIQENNPNEAAYDDGDHIETFQGEKRLVTVKTVGYTGWKIIGVTPMADITSDYYQMKVFAAFIMFFAIFILVFLNMFVSSRIANPVKSLERSVKRLENGEKDVEVLISGSYEVQHLGKAIKSMVNQMHLLMDNIMAEQESKRKSELNALQAQINPHFLYNTLDSIIWMIENENYDGAIIMVTALARLFRISLSKGKNIITVKDEIEHARNYLTIQNIRYKNKFTYSIDVDKDVLNLASIKLIVQPLIENAIYHGMEFMGGDGEILVRAHAEKNDLFIDVVDNGLGMPQEVADALLTSESKIEKKSSGIGLKNVNERIQLYFGKRYGLEIYSEPDEGTTIRIHMPCMDYYELKKKGEED, encoded by the coding sequence ATGCTTAATTTATTTGAAATGAAAAGGATAATAAAATGGTTTAAAAATGCAAGTATACAATATATAATATCAGTTTCATTTACAGTAATAGCTGTTGTAGGAATGATAATTGTTGGAGGAGGTCTATATTTACGTTATATAAATTCAACTGAGGAGATGATATCTGAAAATAATAAATCTATCCTTGAACAGGTAAATTTAAATTTAGATAATTATTTAAGAAATATGATGAAGGTATCTGATACAACTTATTATAATGTAATAAAAAAGAAGGATATAGCTACGGATAGTTTGGATAAGGAGATGGATCTGCTCTATGAGACCAACAAAGATTCACTTATAAGCATCTCTGTATTTTCAGAAGATGGTCAAGTTGTTGCGGCATCTCCAGTAGGACAATTGAAAAGTTCAGTTGATCCAAGAGAAAGCGATTGGTTTTCTAAAGCCATGAGTAGAAAAGAAAATTTACATTTCTCAACACCTCATGTACAAAACTTATTTGTAGATTTAGACAATAAATATCATTGGGTTGTGTCCTTAAGCCGTGCAGTAGAATTGACAAGTAACAAAAAAACTACCTTTGGAGTGTTATTAGTAGATATGAACTTTAGTGGTATTGAGCAGATTTGTAAAAATGTAAACATGGGTAAGACTGGGTATGTATACTTAATTGACCGTGAAGGAGAAATAATATATCATCCTAGACAACAATTAATTTATTCAAATTTAATTCAAGAAAATAACCCAAATGAAGCTGCTTATGATGATGGAGATCATATAGAAACCTTTCAGGGAGAAAAGAGACTAGTTACAGTAAAAACTGTTGGTTATACAGGATGGAAGATAATAGGCGTGACCCCGATGGCCGATATAACATCGGATTATTACCAAATGAAAGTTTTTGCAGCATTTATTATGTTTTTTGCTATTTTTATTCTTGTTTTTCTTAATATGTTTGTATCCTCACGTATAGCTAATCCTGTTAAATCGTTAGAGAGGTCTGTAAAAAGACTTGAAAACGGAGAAAAGGATGTAGAAGTTTTAATTAGTGGGTCATATGAAGTGCAGCATTTAGGAAAAGCAATAAAATCTATGGTTAATCAAATGCATCTGCTTATGGATAATATAATGGCTGAGCAGGAATCTAAGAGAAAAAGTGAATTAAACGCACTTCAGGCTCAAATTAATCCACACTTTTTGTATAATACATTAGATTCTATAATATGGATGATAGAAAATGAAAATTATGATGGAGCTATTATTATGGTAACAGCTTTGGCAAGACTATTTAGAATAAGCTTAAGCAAGGGAAAAAATATAATAACGGTAAAAGATGAAATTGAACATGCACGTAACTATTTAACAATTCAAAATATACGTTATAAAAATAAATTTACATATAGCATAGATGTTGATAAAGACGTACTCAATCTCGCAAGCATAAAACTAATAGTTCAACCTCTAATTGAAAATGCTATTTATCATGGCATGGAATTTATGGGGGGAGATGGTGAGATTTTAGTAAGAGCTCATGCCGAGAAAAATGATTTGTTTATTGATGTTGTTGATAATGGTCTTGGTATGCCGCAAGAAGTTGCTGATGCACTTCTAACTAGTGAAAGTAAGATAGAAAAGAAGAGTTCAGGTATTGGACTAAAAAATGTTAATGAACGTATACAATTATATTTTGGAAAAAGGTATGGTCTTGAAATTTATAGTGAACCGGATGAAGGTACTACAATTCGGATTCATATGCCATGCATGGATTATTATGAGCTTAAGAAGAAAGGGGAAGAAGATTAG
- a CDS encoding galactose ABC transporter substrate-binding protein, producing the protein MKLLRKILIVTVVVTSIIEVFFYSPAAYAQAETNRPVRASVLLREPADPYNALLKENLENIQNQDKGKIEFNFYDSKNNQAEQDKLLNNVLEEGNTDLILINIIDPKETQSIINKIKVKNIPVVFFNIEEPNMDALRSYNKAYFVGTNPEEAGMLQGKILVRLWNQNKAAMDKNHDNIMQYVILMGNKDNLEAIGRTKYSVSTINDAGIQTQELALKVCNWDKNQAIVAMEQVFLQNGDKIEAIISNNDAMAIGAIEVLQKYGYNKGDVNKTIPVVGVDAIPEARELIRKGEMAGTVIQDAYEMTKAVYDIGMNLVHNRPPLEGTEYKFDSTGVSVRIPYREYIENNS; encoded by the coding sequence ATGAAATTATTAAGGAAGATATTAATAGTAACTGTAGTTGTAACATCAATCATTGAGGTATTTTTTTATAGTCCAGCTGCATATGCCCAAGCGGAAACGAATAGACCAGTTAGAGCTAGTGTATTGTTACGTGAACCAGCTGATCCATATAATGCGTTGCTAAAGGAGAATTTGGAGAATATTCAAAATCAAGATAAAGGAAAAATAGAATTTAATTTTTATGATTCTAAAAATAATCAGGCAGAGCAAGACAAGTTACTTAATAATGTACTAGAAGAAGGAAATACAGATCTTATATTAATAAATATAATAGATCCTAAAGAAACACAAAGTATCATTAATAAAATTAAGGTGAAAAACATTCCAGTAGTTTTTTTTAACATAGAAGAACCTAATATGGATGCACTTAGGTCATACAATAAAGCTTATTTTGTTGGAACAAATCCAGAAGAAGCAGGAATGCTTCAAGGGAAAATACTTGTAAGGTTGTGGAATCAAAATAAAGCAGCCATGGATAAAAATCATGATAATATAATGCAATATGTTATTTTAATGGGAAATAAGGATAATTTAGAGGCAATTGGAAGAACTAAGTATTCTGTATCAACAATTAATGATGCAGGAATACAAACTCAGGAACTAGCTTTAAAAGTTTGCAACTGGGATAAAAATCAAGCCATAGTGGCAATGGAACAAGTGTTTCTGCAAAATGGTGATAAAATTGAAGCTATAATTTCTAATAATGATGCAATGGCAATAGGGGCTATTGAAGTATTACAAAAATATGGGTATAACAAAGGAGATGTAAATAAGACCATACCAGTAGTTGGAGTTGATGCTATACCAGAAGCAAGAGAATTAATTAGAAAGGGAGAAATGGCAGGAACAGTTATTCAAGATGCATATGAGATGACAAAAGCAGTCTATGATATTGGAATGAATTTAGTTCATAATAGGCCTCCACTTGAAGGTACAGAATATAAATTTGATAGCACTGGAGTTTCTGTTCGTATTCCTTATAGAGAATATATAGAAAACAATAGTTAG
- a CDS encoding substrate-binding domain-containing protein, translated as MKKRKKIIIIIAFLLLISFFPLLLNDTLWHEKDKKIYNISIITRGKNSESLLIMKQGIDQAASEMNVNTSFVTLSEDNSIDEQNQLIEREIKNNADAIIISPVDFEKMANPIENAMKKVPVILFESTVDSKHVEPSISCDNYNLGVNLGKEVIKNGKMCSNIAIIKNNLNCSSIKERYDGFMSVMENAENNYIFWELKDEKQQNYYNQGKSLLENNNVDVVVTFDTGILEGISEAKKDLINTNKEKASIEIYGAGSTSKIISLLEDKTIKAIAIQNEFNVGYLSIKSAVNRIKGENMDNSNISSTVVNRENMYSEENQRLLFPFIR; from the coding sequence GTGAAAAAAAGAAAAAAAATAATAATTATTATTGCCTTTCTATTATTAATTTCATTTTTTCCACTGCTCTTAAATGATACTCTATGGCATGAAAAAGACAAAAAAATATATAATATATCAATTATAACTAGAGGAAAGAATAGTGAAAGTCTACTGATAATGAAACAGGGAATTGATCAGGCGGCTTCAGAAATGAATGTAAATACAAGTTTTGTTACTTTATCAGAAGATAATAGCATTGATGAACAAAATCAACTAATAGAAAGGGAAATTAAAAATAACGCGGATGCAATAATCATATCACCTGTAGATTTTGAAAAAATGGCTAATCCAATAGAAAATGCAATGAAAAAGGTGCCTGTTATATTATTTGAATCAACTGTTGACTCAAAGCATGTCGAACCAAGTATTTCCTGTGATAATTATAACCTTGGGGTTAACTTAGGAAAAGAAGTAATAAAAAATGGAAAGATGTGCAGTAATATTGCCATTATAAAGAATAATTTAAATTGCAGTAGTATAAAGGAAAGATATGATGGTTTCATGAGTGTTATGGAGAATGCAGAAAATAATTATATTTTTTGGGAACTTAAAGATGAAAAGCAGCAGAATTACTATAATCAAGGAAAGAGCTTGTTGGAAAATAATAATGTTGATGTAGTAGTTACCTTTGATACAGGAATACTAGAAGGTATTTCTGAGGCAAAGAAAGATTTAATAAATACAAACAAAGAGAAGGCATCCATTGAGATTTATGGAGCAGGAAGCACAAGCAAAATAATTTCTTTATTGGAAGATAAAACAATAAAAGCGATTGCCATTCAAAATGAATTTAATGTAGGGTATTTAAGTATAAAATCAGCAGTAAATAGAATTAAAGGTGAAAACATGGACAATAGTAATATTTCTTCAACTGTAGTAAATAGAGAAAATATGTATTCAGAAGAAAACCAAAGGTTATTGTTTCCATTCATTAGATAA